Proteins from a genomic interval of Rhodococcoides fascians A25f:
- a CDS encoding AMP-binding protein, giving the protein MGLNADAVRGPLRRAIATAQNGLEVIRLGGLETEVDPSPFRVMDREPMYRLRRYFPDDVPADSPPVVLIPPMMVSADVYDVTTDQGAAGILHGMGLDPWVVDFGSPDTEEGGWSRTLADHVVAISEVVDKVHEHTGRDVHLGGYSQGGMFCYQAAAYRGGRNLASLITFGAPVDTLAGLPLGIPAGVATRGAEFLADHVFTRLAVSGWMARTGFQLLDPAKTVRSRLDFLRQLHDREALLPREPQRRFLAMDGWVAWSGPAVAELLKQFVVHNRMMTGGFVIKDRLLTLAELTVPVLAFVGEVDDIGQPLAVRGIQRAAPRAQVFETTLRAGHFGLVVGSTAAAQTWPTTGNWIRWREDLGPKPEAVRVMEREDHSDSDSGVSITNRLIHTAASIAEVGVGVGRGLASAATGAVRGTREISSEAVRTLPRLARLGQMQPHSRVSLGRLIAEQGRKSPNGECFLFDDRVHTYDAVNVRIDNVVRGLISVGVRPASRIGVLMETRPSALAAMAALSRIGAVPVLLQPGSDLTAALRTVDVDTVIADPENVAAAVPVTPNVLVLGGGETRRLEIPNGYEVTDLEAIDPDAVRLPQWYEPDPGRARELAMVLFTTTDRGLEPRYITNHRWALSAFGTATTAALGPGDTVYCLAPLHHSAGILVTIGGALAGGSRIALSRGLDPERFSEEVYRYGVTVVSYTWTMMRQILDDGRFPVDSGHPVRLFIGSGMPVGLWRRTLARFSPARVLEFYASTENDVILANVAGLKIGSKGRPLPGSARVALAAYDPITGRLEEDDDGFVRQCRDDEIGLLLGRPSGEGEATSHVMRGVFEPTDAWIPTENLFRRDSDGDYWLIDRKDTVVRSACGPVYTQPIVDAVGDLDQVDSAVVYGVHVAVDRPRSVRVDAAATEVAVCAISLQPEAVITARALTDTLGALLPAERPAIVHVVSEIPVGRAYRPNATALKEAGIPTPSARSWFYDSESNSYRRLTKAVVAERFVGGGESTEKSS; this is encoded by the coding sequence GTGGGACTGAATGCAGACGCCGTACGTGGTCCACTGCGCCGTGCCATCGCCACGGCCCAGAACGGTCTCGAGGTCATTCGTCTCGGTGGTCTCGAAACCGAGGTGGACCCGTCGCCGTTCCGGGTGATGGACCGGGAGCCCATGTATCGGTTGCGCCGGTACTTCCCCGACGACGTGCCTGCGGATAGTCCTCCTGTGGTGCTCATTCCGCCGATGATGGTGTCCGCCGACGTCTACGACGTCACGACCGATCAGGGTGCGGCCGGAATTCTGCACGGCATGGGCCTGGACCCATGGGTGGTCGATTTCGGGTCACCCGATACCGAAGAGGGCGGGTGGAGCCGTACTCTCGCCGATCATGTCGTGGCGATCAGCGAGGTCGTCGACAAGGTGCACGAGCACACCGGCCGAGACGTTCACCTCGGTGGCTACTCGCAGGGCGGAATGTTCTGCTACCAGGCTGCTGCCTACCGGGGTGGACGAAACTTGGCCAGCCTCATCACGTTCGGGGCTCCCGTCGACACGTTGGCCGGGCTGCCGCTGGGAATCCCGGCCGGCGTGGCCACTCGGGGTGCAGAGTTTCTCGCCGATCATGTCTTCACCCGGCTGGCCGTCTCGGGCTGGATGGCGCGGACGGGATTTCAACTCCTCGATCCGGCGAAAACCGTTCGATCCCGCCTGGATTTCCTGCGGCAGTTGCACGACCGTGAGGCATTGTTGCCGCGCGAGCCGCAGCGACGCTTTCTGGCGATGGACGGCTGGGTGGCATGGTCCGGCCCGGCCGTGGCGGAGTTGCTGAAGCAGTTCGTCGTGCACAACCGCATGATGACCGGCGGGTTCGTCATCAAGGACAGATTGTTGACTCTGGCCGAACTGACGGTGCCGGTGCTGGCCTTCGTCGGTGAGGTCGACGACATCGGTCAACCATTGGCCGTACGCGGCATCCAGCGAGCGGCTCCGCGCGCACAGGTCTTCGAAACTACCTTGCGCGCAGGCCATTTCGGCCTCGTTGTCGGCAGTACGGCAGCTGCACAGACGTGGCCGACGACGGGCAACTGGATTCGGTGGCGTGAGGATCTCGGACCGAAGCCCGAGGCTGTCCGCGTGATGGAGCGCGAGGACCACAGCGATTCCGACAGCGGTGTGTCGATCACCAATCGACTGATCCACACGGCAGCCTCCATTGCCGAGGTCGGTGTCGGCGTCGGCCGGGGGCTGGCATCGGCGGCGACCGGCGCGGTACGAGGTACCCGTGAGATTTCGTCCGAGGCCGTGCGTACGCTGCCGCGGCTCGCGCGGCTCGGACAGATGCAGCCGCACAGTCGAGTCTCGTTGGGCCGCTTGATCGCCGAGCAGGGACGTAAATCGCCGAACGGCGAGTGCTTCCTGTTCGACGACCGCGTGCACACCTACGACGCGGTAAACGTCCGCATCGACAACGTCGTTCGCGGTCTGATCAGTGTCGGGGTGCGTCCTGCGTCGCGCATCGGAGTGCTGATGGAGACGCGCCCCAGTGCGTTGGCCGCCATGGCTGCGCTGTCGCGGATCGGGGCAGTGCCGGTTCTGCTGCAGCCGGGCAGCGACCTGACTGCAGCACTGCGGACGGTCGATGTCGATACCGTGATCGCAGATCCCGAGAACGTAGCGGCGGCAGTCCCGGTGACACCGAATGTGCTGGTACTGGGTGGCGGTGAGACGCGTCGACTCGAGATACCGAACGGATACGAGGTGACCGATCTCGAGGCCATCGATCCCGATGCTGTGCGCTTGCCTCAGTGGTACGAGCCCGATCCGGGCCGCGCGCGTGAATTGGCCATGGTCCTGTTCACGACGACCGATCGTGGTCTCGAGCCCCGGTACATCACCAATCACCGCTGGGCACTCTCGGCCTTCGGCACCGCGACCACGGCCGCGCTCGGCCCTGGCGATACCGTGTATTGCCTTGCTCCGCTGCATCATTCGGCGGGAATTCTGGTCACGATCGGTGGCGCGCTCGCGGGTGGGTCGCGGATTGCGCTCTCCCGTGGTCTCGACCCCGAGCGGTTCAGTGAAGAGGTCTACCGCTACGGCGTGACCGTGGTCAGTTACACGTGGACGATGATGCGGCAGATCCTCGACGACGGTCGTTTCCCGGTAGATTCCGGCCATCCGGTCCGCCTGTTCATCGGCTCCGGCATGCCGGTCGGACTGTGGCGCCGCACGCTGGCACGATTCAGCCCTGCTCGGGTGCTCGAGTTCTACGCATCGACCGAGAACGACGTCATTCTGGCCAACGTGGCTGGATTGAAGATCGGCTCGAAAGGCCGCCCCCTGCCCGGCAGTGCCCGGGTTGCCCTTGCGGCCTACGACCCGATCACCGGCCGACTCGAAGAGGACGACGACGGTTTCGTTCGGCAGTGCCGCGACGACGAGATCGGGCTGCTCTTGGGTCGACCGAGCGGCGAGGGCGAAGCGACCAGCCATGTGATGCGCGGTGTCTTCGAGCCCACGGACGCATGGATTCCCACCGAGAATCTCTTCCGACGCGATTCCGACGGAGACTACTGGCTGATCGACCGCAAGGACACCGTCGTACGTTCGGCGTGCGGCCCGGTCTACACCCAGCCCATCGTCGATGCTGTCGGCGATCTCGACCAGGTGGATTCGGCTGTGGTCTACGGCGTACACGTCGCCGTCGATCGTCCACGGTCGGTTCGTGTCGATGCGGCTGCCACCGAGGTTGCTGTTTGCGCCATCTCTCTGCAACCCGAAGCAGTGATCACCGCTCGTGCATTGACGGATACGCTCGGTGCGCTGCTCCCTGCCGAGCGTCCGGCCATCGTGCACGTAGTGTCCGAAATCCCGGTGGGTCGCGCGTATCGGCCCAATGCGACGGCGCTGAAGGAAGCGGGCATCCCGACGCCCAGTGCCCGGTCGTGGTTCTACGACTCGGAGTCCAACAGTTACCGCCGTTTGACCAAAGCCGTTGTTGCCGAGCGTTTTGTGGGTGGGGGCGAGTCCACCGAAAAGTCCTCCTAG
- a CDS encoding Trm112 family protein, with amino-acid sequence MAIDSTLLSILACPVDKGSLLLVEGELLYNPRLRRAYPIENGIPVLLADDARDVDDAEHESILARATS; translated from the coding sequence GTGGCAATCGATTCGACACTGCTTTCCATTCTCGCGTGCCCGGTGGACAAGGGTTCGCTGTTGCTGGTCGAGGGCGAACTGCTCTACAACCCGCGACTGCGTCGCGCATATCCGATAGAGAACGGCATCCCGGTCCTGCTCGCCGACGATGCGCGTGATGTCGACGACGCCGAGCACGAGTCGATTCTGGCCCGCGCTACGTCCTAG
- a CDS encoding ABC transporter permease, whose translation MNARIYAAGTGRILRQLRADHRSVAMVLLVPSLLMVLLYFLYRDVPSPPNQQSLFDRIAITMLGILPFVVMFLITSISMQRERTSGTLERLLTTPMSKLDLLASYGSAFSLAAVGQALLACAVTFGFLGLDIEGSVAWVLVIAVLAAMLGVAIGLLCSAFARTEFQAVQFMPVVVIPQLFLCGLLVPRGQMPSWLSAISNVLPLSYLVDALQEISHHPGVTGRTWTDIAVVVAFIVAALTGAAATLRRRTP comes from the coding sequence GTGAACGCGAGAATCTACGCAGCGGGCACGGGGCGAATTCTTCGTCAGCTCAGAGCCGACCACAGATCGGTTGCCATGGTTCTGCTCGTGCCATCTCTGCTGATGGTGTTGCTGTATTTCCTGTACCGCGACGTTCCCTCACCGCCGAACCAGCAGTCGCTGTTCGACAGGATCGCAATCACGATGCTCGGCATCCTGCCGTTCGTCGTCATGTTTCTGATCACGTCGATCTCGATGCAGCGCGAACGAACCTCGGGAACGCTCGAACGCCTGCTGACGACGCCGATGTCCAAGCTGGACCTGCTGGCGAGTTACGGCTCCGCGTTCTCGCTCGCCGCGGTGGGACAAGCCCTGCTCGCGTGCGCTGTCACGTTCGGATTTCTCGGGCTCGACATCGAGGGCTCCGTTGCCTGGGTTCTGGTGATCGCAGTGCTTGCAGCAATGCTCGGCGTCGCGATCGGCTTGCTGTGCAGCGCATTCGCTCGTACCGAATTTCAGGCCGTCCAGTTCATGCCGGTCGTCGTGATCCCCCAGCTGTTCCTTTGTGGACTCCTGGTACCTCGCGGTCAGATGCCGAGCTGGTTGAGCGCCATCAGCAACGTTCTGCCACTGAGCTACCTGGTGGACGCCCTGCAGGAGATATCCCATCACCCAGGCGTCACCGGCCGCACGTGGACCGATATCGCTGTGGTCGTGGCGTTCATCGTTGCCGCTCTGACCGGGGCGGCCGCGACACTGCGTCGACGAACCCCGTGA
- a CDS encoding ABC transporter ATP-binding protein, whose product MAFTGQHAVEVTGLTVRRGKRTVLRNLSLSIPRGAITGLLGPSGCGKTTLIRAIVGTQIVASGTVTVLGSPAGSASLRRTVGYVTQAPSVYRDLTVRENVQYFGSLYGRGRAEVASAIEAVGLADHAASRAGELSGGQLGRVSLASVLVAEPELLVLDEPTVGLDPVLRSELWSRFADLANAGTTVLVSSHVMEEAEHCSRLVLMRDGSVLAQSSPDALLEQTNETNLDRAFLSIIRSAGQQS is encoded by the coding sequence ATGGCGTTCACCGGGCAGCATGCTGTCGAGGTCACAGGGCTGACGGTTCGCCGAGGCAAGCGAACCGTGCTGCGCAATCTGTCCCTGTCAATCCCTCGCGGTGCCATCACCGGACTTCTCGGTCCTTCGGGCTGCGGGAAGACGACGTTGATTCGCGCAATCGTCGGCACCCAGATCGTGGCAAGCGGAACCGTGACGGTTCTCGGATCACCGGCCGGCTCCGCATCGTTGCGTCGCACAGTCGGGTACGTGACCCAGGCACCGAGTGTCTACCGCGACCTCACCGTTCGTGAGAACGTGCAGTACTTCGGGTCGCTGTACGGTCGCGGCCGCGCAGAGGTGGCTTCCGCGATCGAGGCAGTGGGACTCGCCGATCACGCGGCGTCGCGTGCAGGCGAACTCTCCGGTGGACAGTTGGGACGGGTCTCGTTGGCCAGTGTGCTGGTCGCAGAACCAGAACTGCTGGTACTCGACGAGCCGACCGTCGGATTGGATCCGGTGCTTCGTTCGGAGCTGTGGTCGCGTTTCGCCGATCTCGCGAACGCAGGTACGACGGTGTTGGTCTCGAGCCACGTGATGGAGGAGGCGGAGCACTGCAGCCGGCTCGTGCTGATGCGCGACGGCTCCGTGCTGGCTCAATCGAGCCCGGACGCGTTGCTCGAGCAGACGAACGAAACGAATCTCGATCGTGCATTCCTCTCGATCATCAGATCGGCGGGGCAGCAATCGTGA
- a CDS encoding DNA-3-methyladenine glycosylase, giving the protein MGWVNVADLESGEPEDAARRILGGTVHAGEVSLRIVEVEAYGGPLDGPWPDPAAHSFRGSTPRNEVMFGPAGRLYVYLSYGMHLCMNVSCGPDGMAAAVLLRAGEVVAGHDIVEGRRAGRSPRSARVEAGWARGPGNLGRALGVSLADNGTELFDASSAVTLQLLSHPLPEQAVASGPRVGVSLAADRPWRFWIRGSSAVSSYKRSPRAAVPGGLEA; this is encoded by the coding sequence ATGGGATGGGTGAACGTCGCTGACTTGGAAAGCGGAGAGCCGGAAGACGCAGCCCGACGCATTCTCGGGGGAACCGTCCACGCAGGTGAAGTGTCTTTGCGCATCGTGGAAGTCGAGGCATACGGCGGTCCACTCGACGGTCCGTGGCCCGACCCGGCGGCGCATTCCTTCCGTGGTTCGACACCTCGCAACGAGGTGATGTTCGGGCCGGCGGGGCGGCTGTACGTCTACCTGAGCTACGGAATGCACTTGTGCATGAACGTCAGCTGCGGTCCGGACGGGATGGCCGCCGCCGTGTTACTCCGGGCAGGTGAAGTGGTGGCCGGTCATGACATCGTCGAGGGCAGGCGCGCCGGCCGCAGTCCACGGTCTGCACGAGTGGAGGCCGGCTGGGCCCGCGGGCCGGGCAATCTCGGTCGAGCCTTGGGCGTCTCGCTGGCGGACAACGGAACGGAACTGTTCGACGCCTCGTCCGCTGTCACCCTCCAGCTACTCTCGCACCCGCTGCCGGAGCAGGCTGTCGCGTCCGGCCCACGCGTCGGGGTGAGTCTGGCAGCCGATCGACCGTGGCGCTTCTGGATTCGTGGATCTTCGGCGGTATCGAGCTACAAACGCAGTCCCCGCGCCGCGGTGCCCGGTGGCCTGGAGGCCTGA
- the tyrS gene encoding tyrosine--tRNA ligase: MSENIIDEMTWRGLIAQSTDVDALREATSEGPITLYSGFDPTGPSLHAGHLVPLLALKRFQRAGHRPIILAGGATGLIGDPRDVGERTMNSPEVVTEWATRIRGQLERFVDLDDSPTGAVVVNNLSWTGELSAIDFLRDIGKHFSINVMLARETVKNRLESDGMSYTEFSYMLLQANDYVQLRREYGCSLQIGGSDQWGNIIAGVELNRRQDAESVHAMTVPLVTAADGKKFGKSTGGGSLWLDPEMTSPYAWYQYFVNTGDADVVKYLRWFTFLSKEELAELEVATSERPHAREAQKRLAAEMTTLVHGEESTRSVELASQALFGRAELAELDEKTLAAALQEASVADIEVGAPNTIVDLLVATGLSESKGAARRAVKEGGASVNNVKISDEDWTPTADDLLHGRWLVVRRGKRNFAGARVSS; encoded by the coding sequence GTGAGTGAGAACATCATCGACGAAATGACCTGGCGCGGACTGATCGCGCAGTCCACCGATGTGGACGCGCTGAGGGAGGCGACGTCCGAGGGTCCGATCACGCTGTATTCCGGTTTCGATCCGACCGGTCCGTCGCTGCACGCAGGGCACTTGGTGCCGTTGCTCGCTCTCAAGCGGTTTCAGCGGGCCGGACATCGGCCGATCATTCTCGCCGGCGGAGCGACGGGACTGATCGGTGACCCTCGCGACGTGGGGGAGCGGACCATGAATTCTCCCGAGGTCGTCACCGAGTGGGCAACGCGAATTCGAGGTCAGCTCGAGCGTTTCGTCGACTTGGACGACAGCCCCACGGGTGCGGTTGTGGTGAACAATCTGTCGTGGACGGGCGAGCTGTCCGCCATCGATTTTCTACGCGACATCGGCAAGCATTTCTCGATCAACGTGATGCTCGCCCGCGAGACGGTCAAGAACAGGCTCGAGAGCGACGGAATGTCGTACACCGAGTTCAGCTACATGCTGTTGCAGGCCAACGACTACGTCCAGCTACGCCGGGAGTACGGGTGCAGTCTTCAGATCGGTGGCTCCGATCAGTGGGGCAACATCATTGCCGGTGTCGAACTGAACAGACGCCAGGATGCCGAGTCGGTCCATGCAATGACCGTTCCGCTGGTGACCGCAGCCGATGGAAAGAAGTTCGGCAAATCCACCGGTGGTGGCAGCCTGTGGCTCGACCCGGAGATGACGAGCCCGTACGCCTGGTACCAGTACTTCGTCAATACCGGTGACGCGGACGTCGTGAAGTACCTGCGTTGGTTCACCTTCCTGTCGAAGGAGGAGTTGGCCGAACTCGAAGTCGCCACTTCGGAGCGTCCGCACGCGCGCGAGGCACAAAAACGTCTGGCCGCAGAAATGACCACCCTCGTACACGGGGAAGAGTCGACGCGATCGGTCGAGCTCGCCAGTCAGGCACTTTTCGGACGTGCAGAACTGGCAGAACTCGACGAGAAGACTCTCGCCGCCGCGTTGCAGGAAGCATCTGTGGCCGACATCGAGGTCGGTGCTCCGAACACCATCGTGGATCTGCTTGTCGCCACGGGACTGAGCGAAAGCAAAGGCGCGGCCCGGCGTGCGGTCAAGGAGGGCGGCGCATCGGTCAACAACGTCAAGATTTCCGACGAGGACTGGACGCCCACCGCGGACGATCTACTGCACGGACGGTGGCTGGTGGTTCGACGCGGAAAGCGGAACTTCGCCGGCGCGCGGGTCTCGAGCTAG